A region from the Deltaproteobacteria bacterium genome encodes:
- a CDS encoding antibiotic biosynthesis monooxygenase yields MLSVIAKIPVKEEKLNEAIEAFKQLMQEVAKEEGTLSYSLNVSKTEPNTLVVLERYKDKEALAAHSATPHFLAFAGKGAELFAGKPEIIVMNELAAV; encoded by the coding sequence ATGCTATCCGTAATTGCCAAGATCCCGGTTAAAGAAGAAAAACTGAATGAAGCCATCGAAGCCTTCAAACAACTGATGCAGGAAGTGGCCAAAGAGGAAGGGACCCTTTCCTATTCCCTGAATGTTTCCAAAACCGAACCCAATACCCTGGTCGTCCTGGAGCGTTACAAGGACAAGGAGGCCCTGGCGGCCCATTCCGCCACCCCGCATTTTTTGGCCTTTGCCGGTAAAGGCGCGGAACTCTTCGCCGGGAAACCGGAAATCATTGTTATGAATGAGCTGGCCGCCGTCTAA
- a CDS encoding aminopeptidase, translating to MLTNDQLQKYAEVLFWGLETARKNRFKKNDIILIQYDPPAVKLAERLYAGILDRGMHPVQRMALTSGMESDFYKKSNPGQLGFIPPGEKDFYGNINGRFFLRAPESLTHLKDIDPVRIGKVLVSRKPLRDLLDQREEKGAYSWTLCTFPTGELAGQAQTTIKKYTDQIVTACFLDHQDPVRQWNEIYKNVSSLKKWLNSLKIACLHIESTHVDLKIKTGERRVWKGISGHNIPSFELFFSPDWRGTEGRYYANLPSFRSGNYVEGMGLSFEKGSVVSVEAETGKAFAQKQIAMDKGASRVGEFSLTDKRFSRINRFMADTLFDENFGGNQGNCHVALGASYTDTYDGNPAEMTKELKKKLGFNDSALHWDLVNTEKKIVTAHLPTGKKMVIYEDGMFKY from the coding sequence ATGCTGACCAACGATCAACTCCAAAAATATGCCGAGGTCCTTTTCTGGGGCTTGGAAACCGCTCGAAAGAACCGGTTTAAAAAGAACGATATCATCCTCATTCAGTATGATCCCCCGGCCGTTAAACTGGCGGAAAGGCTCTATGCCGGGATTCTTGACCGGGGGATGCATCCGGTCCAGCGCATGGCTTTGACCTCCGGGATGGAATCGGATTTTTATAAAAAATCAAATCCGGGACAACTGGGCTTTATCCCGCCGGGCGAGAAGGATTTTTACGGCAACATCAATGGCAGGTTTTTTTTAAGGGCCCCCGAATCACTGACTCACCTGAAAGACATTGATCCGGTCCGGATAGGAAAGGTCCTGGTTTCCAGAAAACCGTTGAGAGACCTCCTTGACCAGCGTGAGGAGAAGGGGGCCTATAGCTGGACCCTCTGCACCTTCCCAACCGGGGAACTGGCCGGACAGGCCCAAACGACTATTAAAAAATACACCGACCAGATTGTAACGGCCTGTTTTCTCGACCACCAGGATCCTGTCCGCCAATGGAATGAAATATATAAAAACGTAAGCAGCCTGAAAAAATGGCTCAACAGCCTAAAGATAGCCTGTCTCCATATCGAATCAACCCATGTGGATTTAAAGATAAAGACCGGGGAGAGAAGAGTCTGGAAGGGGATCTCCGGCCATAATATTCCAAGTTTTGAGCTATTTTTTTCACCGGATTGGCGGGGGACCGAGGGGCGCTATTATGCCAATCTGCCTTCGTTCCGGAGCGGCAATTATGTTGAGGGAATGGGCCTTTCCTTTGAAAAAGGCTCGGTGGTCAGCGTTGAGGCCGAGACCGGCAAGGCCTTCGCCCAAAAGCAGATCGCCATGGATAAAGGGGCTTCCAGAGTCGGGGAATTCTCCCTGACGGATAAGCGTTTTTCACGGATCAACCGGTTTATGGCCGACACCCTTTTTGATGAAAATTTTGGCGGAAATCAGGGGAATTGCCATGTCGCCCTCGGGGCTTCCTATACCGATACCTATGATGGGAATCCGGCAGAAATGACTAAAGAATTAAAAAAGAAGTTGGGATTTAACGATTCGGCCCTCCACTGGGACCTGGTCAATACGGAAAAAAAGATCGTAACGGCCCATCTGCCAACCGGGAAGAAAATGGTTATTTATGAGGACGGGATGTTTAAATATTAA
- a CDS encoding GntR family transcriptional regulator, whose product MSSKADNQQKGHSIKTDTHPEESPVDLAFKKIKEMMYHHEIVPGQKLLYQELAKKLNMSITPIIQALNRLQLLNIVYTERNKGYYVGETDPVEAEELFIAREALETFLVPTIIEKITDRKLESIEKAMTEHVKAVSVPQYRRSLMIIDTNFHLEIIKSAENKVVHNLCKFILERVYLKYRPEYLQEKRMEQAAKEHRMLFEALKNRDVNKTRRLIRNHIRAGREHIVGSLWEERNLRS is encoded by the coding sequence ATGAGTTCAAAAGCCGACAACCAGCAGAAGGGGCACTCCATAAAGACAGATACCCATCCGGAAGAATCGCCGGTCGATCTGGCGTTCAAAAAAATCAAAGAAATGATGTATCATCACGAGATTGTTCCGGGTCAAAAGCTTCTCTATCAGGAGTTGGCCAAAAAGCTCAACATGAGCATCACCCCTATTATTCAGGCCCTCAACCGGCTGCAACTGTTGAATATCGTTTATACGGAGCGGAACAAAGGCTATTATGTAGGAGAGACCGATCCGGTGGAGGCCGAAGAACTGTTTATCGCCCGGGAGGCCCTGGAAACCTTCCTGGTGCCGACGATCATAGAAAAAATAACAGACCGGAAACTCGAATCCATCGAAAAGGCCATGACGGAACATGTCAAGGCGGTATCCGTACCCCAATACCGACGTTCATTGATGATAATTGATACCAACTTTCATCTGGAAATCATCAAATCAGCCGAAAATAAAGTGGTCCATAATTTATGCAAATTTATCTTGGAACGGGTTTATTTAAAATACCGCCCCGAATATTTGCAGGAAAAACGGATGGAACAAGCCGCTAAAGAGCATCGAATGCTCTTTGAGGCTTTAAAGAACCGGGATGTCAATAAAACCAGACGGCTGATCAGAAATCATATCCGGGCCGGCCGGGAACATATCGTCGGCAGCCTCTGGGAGGAAAGAAACCTCAGGAGTTAG
- a CDS encoding PilT/PilU family type 4a pilus ATPase: protein MDKFEGLISAALSLGVSDIHITGGQSVVYRINGHLRFQPNLKWHHEEVDLLVETLLTPGQLSQLRQRYSLDLAISFLQARLRINIFNTTRGLSLAIRILPGIVPTIEQLNLHPSLREISKLKSGLILICGPTGVGKTTTIAAIINEINRNQAQHIITLEDPIEYRLTSQKSFIEQRELGTHMPTFEQGLLDVLREDPDVIVVGEIRDPETIKLTLNIAESGHLIIVTLHASNAEETLHRILNAFPMEAQDDIRNRLASTLTWLVVQELIYLDKFGFRVPLLSILRGNQALKGTIRENKLHQIENIMQLGKNEGMFTVDRYLNEYLMHQKSLIPPVKIFQPSLESPEEIVYHSPVMNALKEPSNRYTTDKKRPSESPLPASVGEEPSTFSHDGKTLKDFIEELDKKYK, encoded by the coding sequence ATGGACAAATTTGAAGGCCTCATCAGCGCCGCCTTGAGCCTGGGTGTTTCCGATATCCACATCACCGGTGGCCAGTCGGTCGTATACCGCATCAACGGCCATTTAAGATTTCAACCGAATCTTAAATGGCATCATGAGGAAGTAGACCTCTTAGTTGAAACCCTCCTGACTCCCGGCCAATTATCCCAGTTGAGACAACGGTATTCCCTGGATTTGGCCATAAGTTTTCTCCAGGCCCGGTTGAGGATCAATATTTTCAATACCACCCGGGGCTTGAGCCTGGCCATTCGGATTTTGCCCGGCATCGTCCCCACCATCGAGCAGTTGAACCTTCACCCGTCCCTCAGGGAAATCAGTAAACTCAAATCCGGCCTGATATTAATCTGCGGTCCTACCGGCGTGGGAAAAACCACGACTATCGCCGCCATTATCAATGAAATCAACCGGAATCAGGCCCAACACATCATCACCCTCGAAGACCCCATTGAGTACCGGCTGACCTCCCAAAAATCGTTTATTGAACAACGGGAATTGGGGACCCATATGCCTACTTTCGAGCAGGGGCTCCTGGATGTCTTAAGAGAAGATCCGGATGTGATTGTGGTGGGGGAAATCAGGGACCCTGAAACCATCAAGCTGACCCTTAATATTGCCGAATCGGGCCACTTGATTATCGTGACCCTGCATGCCAGCAACGCCGAGGAGACCCTTCACCGTATCTTAAACGCCTTTCCCATGGAAGCGCAGGATGATATCCGCAACCGCCTGGCCTCCACCCTGACCTGGCTGGTAGTTCAGGAACTGATTTACCTGGATAAATTCGGTTTTCGTGTTCCACTCCTTTCGATCCTTCGCGGGAATCAAGCCTTGAAAGGTACGATTCGGGAAAATAAACTGCACCAGATCGAAAACATCATGCAACTCGGGAAAAATGAAGGCATGTTTACCGTTGACCGGTATTTAAACGAATACCTGATGCATCAAAAGAGTTTAATCCCCCCGGTAAAAATCTTTCAGCCTTCCCTGGAGAGCCCGGAAGAAATTGTTTATCACTCACCGGTCATGAATGCCTTGAAAGAGCCTTCCAATCGGTATACAACGGATAAAAAACGGCCATCCGAATCTCCCCTCCCGGCCTCTGTCGGGGAAGAACCTTCCACGTTCAGCCATGACGGCAAAACCCTGAAGGATTTTATCGAGGAATTGGATAAAAAATATAAATAA